The following coding sequences are from one Betaproteobacteria bacterium window:
- a CDS encoding carboxylating nicotinate-nucleotide diphosphorylase — MSVEFPYPLAPEIARNVDEALAEDIGAGDLTAELVPYGRRVRATVVAREAGVLCGSAWFELCILKLDPQAEVYWGAEDGDRIAAGKILCEIVADARALLSAERSALNFLQLLSGVASKARSYADAIAGTRAQVVDTRKTLPGLRIAQKYAVRCGGGGNHRLALWDAILIKENHILAAGGIAEALEEARLAAERAAERCKFVQIEVENLEELETALGAGATMILLDNFDLDGLREAARRNAGRAILEASGNVTLETIRAVAETGVDRISVGGLTKDVRALDLSMRFIA, encoded by the coding sequence ATGTCCGTCGAGTTCCCCTACCCGCTGGCGCCCGAAATCGCCCGTAACGTGGACGAAGCCCTGGCCGAAGACATCGGAGCCGGCGACCTCACCGCCGAACTCGTCCCCTACGGGCGCCGCGTGCGGGCCACCGTGGTGGCCCGGGAGGCGGGGGTGCTCTGCGGTTCCGCCTGGTTCGAGCTGTGCATCCTCAAGCTGGACCCCCAGGCGGAAGTCTATTGGGGCGCCGAAGACGGCGACCGCATCGCCGCCGGCAAGATCCTGTGCGAAATCGTCGCCGACGCCCGGGCCCTGCTTTCCGCCGAGCGCAGCGCCCTCAATTTCCTGCAACTTCTGTCCGGTGTCGCCAGCAAGGCACGCAGCTACGCGGACGCCATCGCCGGAACCCGGGCCCAGGTGGTGGATACGCGCAAAACCCTGCCGGGCCTGCGCATCGCCCAGAAGTACGCGGTACGCTGCGGCGGCGGCGGCAACCACCGGCTGGCCCTCTGGGATGCCATTCTCATCAAGGAAAACCACATCCTCGCCGCCGGCGGCATCGCCGAAGCCCTCGAAGAAGCGCGGCTTGCCGCCGAACGGGCGGCAGAGCGCTGCAAATTCGTGCAGATCGAAGTGGAAAATCTGGAAGAACTCGAAACCGCCCTGGGCGCCGGTGCGACCATGATCCTCCTGGACAATTTCGACCTTGACGGCCTGCGCGAAGCCGCCCGGCGCAATGCCGGCCGCGCCATCCTGGAAGCCTCCGGCAACGTCACCCTGGAGACCATCCGCGCCGTGGCGGAAACGGGAGTGGACCGCATATCGGTAGGCGGCCTGACCAAGGATGTCCGGGCCCTCGATCTCTCCATGCGCTTCATCGCCTG